The Heyndrickxia vini genome contains a region encoding:
- a CDS encoding sugar ABC transporter ATP-binding protein: protein MNIEMKNIRKSFGSNNVLKDVSFTLKGGEICALLGENGAGKSTLMNILGGVHQMDAGAIFIDEKKVEFNTPAHSQEAGIAFIHQELNLINDLPIYENMFLGRELKSKRGRLDLERMIQETEEVFRQMNVKLNPKTMVRDIDASYKQIVEICRAMMMKASIIIMDEPTTSLTYQEIERVFTMMKTLKDNNVGIIFISHKLNEIMQVCERYIVLRDGQLVNEGKVDEVTTDDLARFMVGHDVRTEPLLREKTLGKEVLRVEGLTYRHTFRNISFSIKAGEILGVTGLLGDGRSELFQSIFGAEKVTSGKIFLHGKEVKITNTTQAINEGIAYLPANRKENGIIKDMNIFENASISTWPKFSKRGVIQTKKLAANFEKQRSALRIKMGKITESITSLSGGNQQKVVLAKWLSAGPKLLILDNPTQGVDVGAKEDIYDIILKLAEENIAIVVLSSEGQEIIRICDRALVMYHGVIQGEVTGRSMKEHTIMNLATGGHLS from the coding sequence ATGAATATTGAGATGAAAAATATTAGAAAGTCTTTTGGGAGCAATAATGTGTTGAAAGATGTGTCTTTCACATTAAAAGGCGGCGAAATTTGCGCTTTATTGGGTGAAAATGGAGCGGGAAAGTCAACATTAATGAACATACTGGGTGGCGTTCATCAAATGGATGCAGGGGCAATCTTCATTGATGAGAAAAAAGTAGAGTTTAACACGCCAGCACATTCTCAAGAGGCTGGTATTGCCTTCATTCATCAGGAACTTAATCTTATCAATGATTTGCCGATATATGAAAACATGTTTCTTGGTAGAGAACTAAAAAGTAAGCGAGGAAGACTTGACCTCGAAAGAATGATTCAAGAAACAGAAGAAGTGTTTAGACAAATGAATGTAAAGCTAAATCCTAAAACGATGGTTCGTGATATAGATGCTTCCTATAAACAAATTGTTGAGATATGCCGGGCAATGATGATGAAAGCATCAATTATCATTATGGATGAGCCTACCACCTCGTTAACGTATCAGGAAATTGAACGAGTTTTTACGATGATGAAAACGTTGAAAGACAATAATGTCGGGATTATTTTTATTTCCCATAAACTTAATGAAATCATGCAAGTTTGCGAAAGGTACATCGTACTCCGGGATGGTCAACTAGTGAATGAAGGAAAGGTTGATGAAGTAACTACTGATGATCTAGCCCGTTTCATGGTGGGGCATGATGTGAGAACGGAACCACTTTTACGAGAGAAAACGCTAGGAAAGGAAGTTTTGCGTGTAGAGGGACTTACATATCGCCATACATTTCGAAATATTAGCTTTTCGATAAAAGCGGGTGAAATTCTTGGAGTTACTGGTCTTCTAGGAGACGGACGAAGCGAACTCTTTCAGTCTATTTTTGGAGCGGAAAAAGTCACTTCCGGTAAAATTTTCTTACATGGAAAAGAAGTGAAGATTACTAATACAACACAGGCAATCAATGAAGGGATTGCTTATCTTCCTGCGAATAGGAAAGAAAATGGAATCATTAAGGATATGAATATCTTTGAAAACGCCTCCATATCCACATGGCCCAAATTTTCAAAAAGAGGGGTTATACAGACTAAAAAACTTGCAGCAAACTTCGAAAAACAACGATCAGCCTTAAGAATTAAGATGGGGAAGATAACAGAGAGCATTACTAGTCTTTCCGGAGGGAATCAGCAAAAGGTTGTTTTAGCCAAATGGCTTTCGGCCGGACCTAAACTGCTTATATTAGACAACCCTACCCAAGGGGTCGACGTAGGGGCGAAGGAAGATATTTATGATATCATTTTGAAACTTGCAGAAGAAAACATTGCCATTGTTGTACTTTCAAGTGAAGGGCAGGAAATTATCCGTATATGTGATCGGGCACTTGTCATGTACCATGGGGTGATTCAAGGTGAGGTTACGGGAAGATCAATGAAAGAACATACGATTATGAATCTTGCGACGGGTGGACATCTATCTTAA
- a CDS encoding ABC transporter substrate-binding protein, translated as MKKAVSVMLLLVLMIVPLLSACNSKSASDDKDDKGTKDTKKHKIGILAPAVTHGWVAAVAYNAEARAKELSDKIEYKIQTSNNAEEMTSQLDDLKTWGAEAIVAFPQWEGMEVPIQQALDAGIKIVNFDIKIDVDGVYRVAGDNKDMGIQGAKYIVDKVGKEGNVAVLEVPSSGSVSELRKEGFVKTLSEIAPDMKILTYATKFTREDGLKDFADILTKNAKIDAVYSMDDETSVGVLQAIKEAGRKDIKVVTGGGGMQEYFKMMPENKNLWIESALYSPAMVKDAVDVALKLLNGEEVSKETIIPTTIVDKDNYKDFLDENSPY; from the coding sequence ATGAAAAAGGCAGTATCTGTAATGTTGTTGCTCGTTTTAATGATTGTGCCACTACTAAGTGCATGCAATTCTAAAAGCGCAAGTGATGATAAAGATGACAAGGGCACAAAGGATACGAAAAAACACAAGATTGGTATTCTAGCACCGGCTGTTACACATGGCTGGGTTGCTGCGGTTGCCTACAATGCTGAAGCTCGTGCAAAAGAACTCTCCGACAAGATCGAGTACAAAATTCAAACAAGTAATAATGCCGAAGAAATGACTTCCCAATTAGATGATTTAAAAACATGGGGAGCAGAAGCAATAGTCGCTTTCCCACAATGGGAAGGAATGGAAGTACCAATACAACAGGCACTCGATGCAGGAATCAAGATTGTAAATTTTGATATTAAAATCGATGTCGATGGCGTCTATCGGGTTGCCGGCGACAACAAGGATATGGGAATCCAAGGTGCAAAGTATATTGTAGACAAAGTCGGCAAGGAAGGGAATGTAGCTGTTCTTGAGGTACCTTCATCAGGATCTGTTTCCGAACTGAGAAAAGAGGGATTTGTTAAAACGCTTTCTGAAATTGCACCTGATATGAAGATTCTTACGTATGCAACAAAATTTACAAGAGAAGATGGATTAAAGGATTTTGCTGATATTTTAACAAAGAACGCAAAGATAGATGCCGTTTATTCAATGGATGACGAAACGTCCGTCGGCGTCCTGCAAGCCATTAAAGAAGCAGGAAGAAAAGATATTAAGGTTGTTACTGGTGGAGGCGGAATGCAGGAATACTTTAAGATGATGCCGGAAAATAAAAATCTTTGGATCGAATCAGCCCTTTACAGCCCTGCGATGGTAAAAGACGCCGTTGACGTAGCCCTTAAACTTCTAAATGGTGAAGAGGTTTCGAAGGAAACAATTATCCCTACAACGATTGTCGACAAAGACAATTATAAAGACTTTCTTGATGAGAATTCACCATACTAA